The Pieris napi chromosome 4, ilPieNapi1.2, whole genome shotgun sequence DNA segment TTAGTGTACAGCGGGTGCTGCTTTTTCATCTATGAATGCACTTATAGAAGAAACCATCGTCTTGCATCATCATAGTATTTGAAGGTTAGGAGTCCAGAGGACCAAGACCAAGTGCCATAATTGAAGACAAATAGCATTCATATAATAATGACtatgatttattaattgatgaaatgtatttaatcaaaaacattacttgTAGTAGCTTTCTTCATCATCCATATCATCTATGTCTCCTCTAGTTCCTCTTGCGACATCCCCCTTGCCTGTTGCCTCATTCTCTTTACTGGTCATCAAATCCTTAGCTGCTTGTTGTTCTAAGCCAGCCATGTAAGCATCCAATGGATCTACTTCAtcattattcttaaataaaaataagcagTGGTTTATATTTGGATCTTATTAGAGTCAAACCCAagtcattttaaaaattgttgatgttttttaaaaaacatacctCTTTAGCCATATCATTGGTAGGACTTCCTGGAGCTGGGATATAAGCTAGAGCAGGTGTTGGGggttcatcatcatcatcaaaatatctgtattaataacataagCTCTTAAGATATCACATATGTAAGTTAGGATCctcatatattttgttaattccAAGTCACAACTTATAATAGGAATTTTAATACACTTTAATGATTTATCAAGGATAGCTTATCAATTAGTCCTATTAGAATCAATGGTTGAAATGGCACTTACTCATCCTCTGTTTTTGCGCGTTTTTTTCCCAAAGTACCAAAATTTCCTGTCATAGCATTTTGAGTGATTGCATTCATAGTCGAGTAGCCTTGCTTAGAAAGCCCCGATGATGGGGGTGGAACATTGTTCAAAGACGCTGTGGGGGGCGGAACAGCGTGCAAAGAAACAGTTGATGGATTGCGCTTAGGCATAGTAAATCCGGCGAAGCCTAAACCTTTGCCGCTACCACTCATTTTATGGTTATATTATGTTCCTGTATATAGTCATAAATACTAGGTTTATATCTAATATTGgcttaaaaattacaaataccaTTTACAAGCAATCatcttacaataaaataagtagcgtttataattagaaaattagATTAATGCTACGAAATAAATGACACTAAATAACCCGTTGAATCAATAAGCAATagatattacaatttacatagCCAGAAGCTGGCtacatttcatttatattttatcttgcAGGCCAaagagtatatatataattcggTTTACACTTTACTCTGAACTTAATTCTGAAAGCACAGACTGCAAGTGCAGAGTATAtgtagaattattagtattccGTGGTTATGACAGTTGACAGTTCGTGACAACACTTGATCTGTGGTGACCAAACAagaattaaatcattaattaaaattttattacaaaatacaaattgctAACCGTGGTCTGCGAGTTACCAATTTTTAcgctatttttttactaaataataagtataatgtattttcaattattaattgtaatattttcttttctaacAATAAGTAATGTTGAAGCTTCGCAAGGATACGATTTTGGTGACTTTCTAGCTACTATATTGGGATTAGGCATTGCTGTAATCGGAATTCTGGCCTGTTTGGGCAACTATGCTAGACAAAGGGCACGAAACgagtttatttaaagttaatgatatgtaagtatataaataacaaggTAAAAATACTTCGCGATAATAAAACGATCGCAACGCTTTATtgcattttgtttttctttgttgtgttgtgtacaatactatatattattagacaCATGTTATAGTCGGCTCAGAGAAATAACAGCAACCTTTTTTATTCAATGGTAGTTATTATACATCTACTTGACTTGCATATATAGTTTGAATTTTTACTTACAACTTTTTGACTGTTATTTTCTTTCTGCATTTTTCAGTTTTGGCCTAAATTTTGACTAAAATAGCTTTcacactaataataaaataaatattagaagTTTTGATTTTGTCATATAGataattgatttatatataaaaaaaaaatattgttacagaTATTTTCTCGGAAAAATATTAGAGGATTCATCAAAAATGATATTCAGCCCACAAACAAGTAAATTTATGAAGATTGTTGTAATAAACAATGTTTGTTAAATTGCCTTACCATTTTGCAcctatatgtgtatatattatatatgtaagtgataatataaaaaaatctgcttaaattaaaatgtaatcattgttttggatatttttataaagagatatttttgttaagaaatgtttttattattaatttgtagatATCCATAAcattacttaaattttaaaaataatcgatataagtttgtaaataattttatttatattaccagtgcaaaatattaattgtcatttaaaaaaaattcacatttcgtcttttacaaaataaaaattactgatttaacataatattgacTTTGGTCATCTTAAAAACTACATTTTTCTAATTCTTCTATtgcttttataatttcattcttttttgaaattttgtcCTTTTGATCTTTGTCTGGATTTAGAGtcccaatatttattttttcttcaagTGTTTCAATATCTCTAAGCTTTTTccgtaaattttttaactttttatttggaTCTGAAGCTGATATTGTGTTAGGTTGATGAACTGCTTCATTAAATGTTGGTTCTATTATTTCAACTTTTGATAATCTATCAGCAACTTCATTGACAGCTAAAggaagaaaaaacaaaaataagtttttttgtcACACCAAAGGTTAAGTCATTAACATGGCTGCTCAGCGAGTTTAAAAGCTAGCGAGTGTTAATGACAACAAAACTTTCCACATGCTGAAAactaaaacctaaacatactCATAACTAGTTCACTAACAGTGATGATGATCCACAGCTAGAACCAGCTTACAAGccagattttttaattgcagcttttttttacaatagcAACAAGCACAAGACTCAAAGCCCATCAAGACTCACTAGGTGATTTTACAAGCTGCTAGTGAACTCTCAGGTAATAAACTAGGTCCTTGTCATTAAAACTTATCATGTAAATggtaaaaatgtattgatctgaaattataatatttaaatggaaTTTAAGTAGCAGATATCtgcaaaaattttaaattccaaatagAAACCCTTTatgttagtaaattaaaattaatgacagACTTATGACAGCTATTAAGTTTCATTACCTgactttttcttcttcttctttttttcaatattgacAACCATTCCAGGTATTGGTTGAATAATGCCACTGCCTTTTTTAGGTTTTCTTATTTCTTCTGCCAATTCAGGAGGCAAACCAACTGGCAATCCTGTGTTTTGTCTAGCTTTGAATTGTTTT contains these protein-coding regions:
- the LOC125048972 gene encoding partner of Y14 and mago, whose protein sequence is MATTSYEHDGAGGKFIPATQRPDGTWRKPRRVKDGYIPQEEIPLYESKGKQFKARQNTGLPVGLPPELAEEIRKPKKGSGIIQPIPGMVVNIEKKKKKKKSAVNEVADRLSKVEIIEPTFNEAVHQPNTISASDPNKKLKNLRKKLRDIETLEEKINIGTLNPDKDQKDKISKKNEIIKAIEELEKCSF